One region of Helicoverpa zea isolate HzStark_Cry1AcR chromosome 24, ilHelZeax1.1, whole genome shotgun sequence genomic DNA includes:
- the LOC124642407 gene encoding uncharacterized protein LOC124642407: MDSSPSHRGGLPHRSSPSAATPRSHAQDETTEVFSTPEIQSWMSSIEQCLNEVSTTVSEGKMNSEQKLRVSNLCRKVGYGVSQMAVQYQSLKHKALQNYATLQTLKENQDLAISLTEIKQKLQDTLIKQNSESTTFADMVKGTKSLIRPHATSSVAIYPSDQTKTSEETKTLVQKIVCPEEMKLKVRGLRKIRNGGVIISTETKDDILKLKQTVESSTSALTVDEPRKRKPRIIIIGVPTDMAEKEVFKSIYEQNIADKHPTLTKDTFLTSIKLSHKSGKREADSCNYIVEVPASVRKALVNQNRLYINWTSCPVHDFTLVTRCFKCQQYGHASKTCKSITSTCGHCGADGHATQECSSKENPPNCATCKRYKKPCNHETGDLDCPARKAAEYRYINSIDYGGA; this comes from the coding sequence ATGGATAGCAGCCCCTCCCACCGTGGCGGACTGCCACATCGCTCTTCACCATCAGCAGCAACACCTAGAAGTCACGCACAGGATGAAACAACGGAGGTTTTTTCTACTCCTGAAATTCAGTCCTGGATGTCTAGCATTGAGCAGTGCTTGAATGAGGTATCGACCACAGTTTCGGAAGGCAAGATGAACTCCGAACAAAAACTTAGAGTGAGTAACCTTTGTCGCAAAGTGGGATATGGAGTTTCTCAAATGGCTGTGCAATATCAGTCATTGAAACATAAAGCCCTCCAAAACTACGCCACCCTACAAACGTTAAAGGAAAATCAAGACCTCGCGATTAGTTTGACTGAGATCAAGCAGAAACTACAGGACACTCTCATCAAACAAAATTCTGAAAGCACTACCTTTGCAGACATGGTGAAGGGTACAAAAAGCCTTATTCGACCTCACGCAACTAGCTCAGTCGCTATATACCCTAGTGACCAAACCAAGACCAGTGAAGAGACCAAAACTTTAGTTCAAAAAATTGTGTGCCCTGAGGAAATGAAACTAAAGGTACGTGGCCTTCGCAAAATAAGAAATGGAGGTGTTATCATAAGCACGGAGACCAAGGATGACATCCTAAAATTGAAGCAGACTGTCGAGAGTTCCACTTCTGCACTTACTGTCGATGAACCTCGAAAGCGGAAGCCCCGTATTATAATTATTGGGGTACCTACTGACATGGCAGAGAAAGaagtatttaaaagtatttacgAACAAAACATTGCAGACAAACATCCAACATTGACCAAGGATACCTTTCTGACCTCAATTAAATTAAGCCACAAATCAGGGAAAAGGGAAGCTGACAGCTGCAACTACATTGTTGAAGTACCAGCCAGCGTCCGGAAAGCCCTAGTGAATCAGAACAGGCTTTACATAAACTGGACGTCATGCCCGGTACATGATTTCACCCTTGTGACTCGGTGCTTCAAGTGTCAGCAGTATGGTCATGCATCTAAGACTTGCAAATCCATCACCTCTACTTGTGGCCACTGTGGAGCAGACGGACACGCGACACAAGAGTGCTCCTCTAAGGAAAACCCTCCAAACTGTGCAACCTGCAAGCGCTATAAAAAACCCTGCAACCATGAGACGGGAGATTTGGATTGCCCTGCTAGAAAAGCCGCAGAATATAGATATATCAACTCTATAGATTATGGAGGTGCCTGA